Proteins co-encoded in one Methylomonas albis genomic window:
- a CDS encoding NUDIX domain-containing protein, translated as MAKPITPLLAADILIELIDHPQRPFVLIERKYPPFGWAVPGGFVDVGETLEHAAIREAKEETCLDVELIVLLGLYSNPQRDPRNHTVTAVYLAQAHGTPMAADDAKNYGLFGFDNLPSLLAFDHAQVIADYRHYKLTGEVTPLRI; from the coding sequence ATGGCCAAGCCAATCACACCGTTGTTAGCCGCCGATATTTTGATCGAATTGATCGATCATCCGCAGCGCCCTTTCGTGTTGATAGAACGGAAATATCCACCCTTCGGCTGGGCTGTGCCCGGCGGGTTTGTCGACGTCGGCGAAACGCTCGAGCACGCGGCAATCCGCGAAGCCAAGGAAGAAACCTGCCTGGATGTAGAACTCATCGTCTTGCTGGGCCTTTACTCCAATCCGCAACGCGACCCGCGCAATCACACTGTCACTGCCGTGTATCTGGCGCAGGCTCACGGTACGCCAATGGCGGCAGACGATGCTAAGAACTATGGACTCTTCGGCTTTGACAATCTACCAAGCTTGTTGGCTTTCGATCACGCGCAAGTAATAGCGGACTACCGCCATTATAAACTGACTGGCGAGGTAACGCCTCTACGAATATAA